Proteins encoded within one genomic window of Vanrija pseudolonga chromosome 3, complete sequence:
- the TBC1D10C gene encoding Carabin, with product MRRLENREINDLHAQAERGGLGQATALVDCVAEGPDQLMFMEGDTLVVLRDLGDELLAFCEGEVGWVKRENISFDNLASTSSAPSSPKSSTCLATPSDLSATSGLVPQSLLLEDHDFAHGTTLPLVPKAKPPTAGDASESPKLDSSTDHPIPPPAPLLDQAAAPTLPTPNASSQEQAPPSSDAQNSSDHHSRTASDASSATGSSVSYIGPLVIGGLGPRLQHAQDDSDNIDDDPSTHTFGRFTGLGAFSAQSPFRTGANAPVQTVAGRIGVSTISPAQRQSMTVEQSRLSQLRFSDLHVDGSVLQGVLQEDEEAEEQLQDPLPGRARSKPEALNLRMGLPATIAEDAETPRATESPKPPPPQALLPTDLPAVSAVEDAGTLTTPTSATKDFLSLPAFPEPHLTPRPLQAEPQRAQVDPSVTGLPVSDSPKSATAFSFRLAYDDPDTDSESATNIAPPLIKATSPLAADPGASLLTPLQIPDQPLHPGLTPSPSIVDSSSSLQTGSPDSRVDAATQQFYGLGYAPHVASGPVASSPISEASDRSLDASRSPQRNGEAGARRRGMIVGGPGAQRPPFGGPLPQPSFGPSLQHQPHTAFNGIAPGDMIPTQSRWSPSTETPRRGTVPNSKGLPPSHPAQRFATTGEVFPTASSSNGHGSPTSNPPKPYGGQYLPTRQASLTMSSNSHSSHQSHSGGSHLSAAQQYANSQLSAAQQFAKMARNASNSKSPSPPPGVPSRSPLSAGSTDSHEATAPFAGAPRARSRSFSSTISKAVQRHGSGGGSSGQTVRKASMPVPSLTGQLDPRQPLNRSNYQTNAPPPHFQAMPPSAYLQQQAPWQNDLNRHAADKSHHAAKESQSDHGSVQSVHHVPLGKHGEPVMPHFARGHSHSSSTASSPPRQGRAPLHPPVSYRDFADPTVSADGIEFEIIQPRKPSNGPPAIRLSLESAGLGILSGSERESLDSGNHAQSMETDEWGFLKRSTPTPAIFQSRVPPAEVRAAEQKWLDIITKPLHHGQQAPKKVRRMVIEQGIPASLRGKVWGWLMSNGQSGRVNFLFQTLLTDETTAFDEQISKDVSQVYKDHSAFVGPKSTGQQDLRTLLRAFMNFAPDGYRTEIAQIGGALLIHAVVEDAFWLLAGLFNGVLKTYYVKDRGAFSVDLHVFAGILQGSEPKIAKLFRDLGIAPHHYLEQWWTALFIRSLPWPTVLRFLDAVISEGPRYILIGSLSVLTLSRERLLALPKTPQVVLGYLRNLPQDSLLLPDTFMRACEEVKLRDDDLKKLRASVKEQLMLSGGGHGGV from the exons ATGAGACGCCTAGAGAACAGAGAGATCAACGACCTGCATGCCCAGGCAGAGCGAGGTGGCCTCGGACAGGCCACTGC CCTCGTCGATTGTGTCGCCGAAGGCCCCGACCAGCTCATGTTCATGGAAGGCGACACGCTTGTCGTTCTGCGCGACCTCGGAGACGAGCTCCTAGCCTTCTGCGAAGGCGAAGTCGGCTGGGTCAAGCGCGAGAACATTTCGTTCGACAACCTCGCCTCGACATCCAGCGCTCCCAGCTCGCCCAAGTCGTCCACATGTCTCGCGACCCCGAGCGACCTCTCGGCAACGTCCGGCCTCGTGCCCCAGAGCTtgctgctcgaggaccaCGACTTTGCGCATGGgacgacgctgccgctggttcccaaggccaagcctcCGACCGCGGGGGACGCGTCAGAGTCGCCAAAACTAGACTCGTCCACCGACCACCCCATTCCACCTCCCGCGCCTCTGTTAGatcaggcggcggcgccaacgcTTCCTACGCCAAATGCTTCTAGCCAGGAACAGGCCCCTCCGTCTTCCGACGCACAGAACTCGTCGGACCACCACTCCAGAACGGCATCTGATGCATCGAGCGCTACTGGCAGCTCGGTCTCCTATATCGGTCCACTTGTGATCGGCGGTCTTGGACCAAGACTGCAGCACGCCCAGGACGACTCTGACAATATCG ATGATGACCCCTCGACTCATACCTTCGGACGCTTCACAGGTCTGGGTGCCTTCTCGGCCCAGTCCCCCTTCCGAACCGGAGCCAACGCGCCGGTGCAGACGGTTGCAGGTCGTATCGGCGTGTCGACCATCTCCCCAGCTCAGCGCCAATCCATGACGGTCGAGCAGTCGCGTCTCAGCCAGCTGCGTTTCAGCGACCTCCACGTGGACGGCAGTGTATTGCAGGGAGTTCTCCAGGAAGACGAAGAAGCGGAGGAGCAGCTCCAGGATCCCTTACCGGGTCGTGCGCGCTCCAAACCAGAAGCCTTAAATCTGCGAATGGGGCTCCCTGCAACCattgccgaggacgccgagactCCACGAGCGACTGAATCACCCaagccgcccccgcctcagGCTCTGCTTCCCACCGATCTGCCAGCCGTATCTGCTGTTGAAGATGCTGGCACCCTGACCACCCCAACCTCGGCGACCAAGGACTTCTTGTCGCTGCCGGCCTTCCCCGAACCTCACCTTACTCCGAGGCCTCTGCAAGCCGAACCACAGCGGGCCCAGGTGGACCCCAGCGTCACCGGACTCCCTGTTTCCGACTCTCCAAAGAGCGCCACCGCATTCTCTTTCCGCTTAGCATATGACGACCCCGACACAGACAGCGAAAGTGCCACCAACATTGCTCCTCCATTGATCAAGGCGACATCACCACTGGCCGCTGACCCGGGGGCGTCGCTGCTTACCCCGCTCCAGATCCCTGATCAGCCTCTGCATCCTGGCCTGACACCATCGCCATCGATCGTGGACAGCTCGTCTTCGTTACAAACTGGATCGCCTGATTCGCGCGTAGACGCAGCCACTCAGCAGTTCTATGGCCTTGGCTATGCGCCACACGTCGCCAGTGGACCCGTTGCGTCCTCACCAATCAGTGAAGCATCCGACAGGTCACTTGACGCCTCGAGGTCTCCCCAACGCAACGGCGAAGCAGGTGCCCGCAGACGTGGCATGATTGTCGGAGGTCCCGGAGCTCAGAGGCCACCATTCGGAGGCCCTCTGCCTCAGCCTTCGTTCGGTCCCAGTTTACAACACCAACCCCACACAGCTTTCAATGGTATCGCTCCGGGAGACATGATTCCTACTCAGAGCCGGTGGTCTCCATCCACGGAGACACCTCGTCGGGGAACAGTGCCCAACTCGAAGGGCTTGCCCCCAAGCCACCCGGCTCAGCGGTTTGCAACAACTGGCGAGGTCTTCCCGACTGCTTCTTCCTCTAATGGTCATGGCTCACCGACCTCCAACCCGCCAAAGCCCTACGGTGGACAGTATCTCCCCACACGGCAGGCCTCGTTGACCATGTCGTCCAACTCTCATTCCTCGCACCAATCACATTCTGGGGGTTCACACCTGTCTGCTGCGCAACAGTACGCCAACTCTCAGTTATCCGCTGCTCAGCAGTTTGCCAAAATGGCGCGCAACGCTTCAAACTCCAAGTCGCCCAGCCCCCCACCGGGGGTCCCTTCAAGGAGTCCGCTGTCTGCTGGATCTACAGACAGCCACGAGGCGACTGCACCTTTCGCGGGAGCTCCCCGTGCCAGGTCGCGGTCCTTCTCCTCTACGATCTCCAAAGCTGTTCAGAGGCACGGTAGCGGCGGAGGCAGTAGCGGTCAGACAGTCCGCAAGGCCAGCATGCCTGTGCCTTCCCTCACGGGACAGCTGGATCCGCGCCAACCTCTCAATCGAAGCAACTACCAGACGaacgcaccgccgccgcacttCCAAGCCATGCCGCCGTCTGCCTACCTTCAGCAGCAGGCCCCCTGGCAGAACGACCTGAatcggcacgccgccgacaagtcGCATCATGCAGCCAAAGAGTCCCAGTCTGACCACGGATCTGTTCAATCGGTGCACCACGTGCCGCTGGGCAAACATGGCGAGCCAGTCATGCCGCACTTCGCCAGGGGCCAcagccacagcagcagcacagcgtcgtcgcctcctcgccaaggcaGGGCCCCGCTCCACCCACCAGTCTCGTACCGTGACTTTGCGGACCCGACTgtcagcgccgacggcatcgagTTTGAGATTATTCAGCCCCGCAAGCCATCTAATGGTCCACCTGCGATCAGGTTGTCACTCGAGTCAGCTGGCCTGGGCATCCTTAGTGGATCTGAACGAGAGTCGCTGGACAGCGGAAATCACGCACAGTCGATGGAGACGGACGAGTGGGGTTTCTTGAAGCGCTCCACGCCTACGCCTGCCATCTTCCAGTCGCGTGTGCCTCCCGCAGAAGTACGGGCGGCCGAACAGAAATGG CTGGACATCATCACCAAGCCCCTTCATCACGGACAGCAAGCCCCCAAGAAGGTTCGCCGCATGGTCATCGAGCAGGGGATCCCGGCCAGTCTCCGTGGCAAGGTTTGGGGTTGGCTCATGTCCAATGGCCAGTCGGGCCGCGTCAACTTCCTATTCCAGACGCTCCTCACCGACGAAACGACGGCTTTCGACGAGCAAATTTCCAAAGACGTCTCTCAGGTGTACAAGGACCACTCTGCATTCGTTGGTCCGAAATCGACCGGCCAGCAAGATCTGCGTACACTTCTCCGGGCGTTTATGAACTTTGCCCCAGACGGATACCGCACCGAAATCGCGCAGATTGGAGGCGCCCTGCTCATCCACGCCGTAGTTGAGGATGCCTTCTGGCTCCTGGCTGGACTGTTCAACGGTGTCCTCAAGACGTACTACGTCAAGGACCGCGGGGCTTTTAGCGTCGACCTGCATGTGTTTGCTGGTATCTTGCAAGGCAGCGAGCCCAAGATTGCCAAGTTGTTCCGTGATCTGGGGATTGCGC CACACCATTACCTGGAGCAGTGGTGGACGGCACTGTTCATCCGATCTCTCCCGTGGCCGACTGTCTTGCGCTTCCTTGACGCTGTCATTTCTGAAG GCCCGCGATACATCCTCATTGGATCGCTCTCGGTCCTCACATTGTCGCGCGAGCGACTATTGGCCTTGCCGAAGACGCCCCAGGTGGTGTTGGGCTACCTGCGCAACCTGCCCCAGGACAGCCTGCTACTTCCCGATACGTTTATGCGGGCCTGCGAAGAAGTCAAGCTGCGTGATGACGATCTCAAGAAGCTTCGTGCCAGTGTCAAGGAGCAGTTGATGCTCTCCGGTGGTGGGCATGGAGGCGTTTGA
- the SPAC17A2.14_0 gene encoding Putative metal ion transporter, whose translation MSGNHNQDPTAGGGTPRLALSILTTTGDAPETPLTTTRFAPPPAVVRTSPRLSARPPNSPMISGKSPRISGKHGRSASGVRGGGGGGSGAPPTPILSHAHSPALPPNDIPIPPDQPEFAELLTPAQLQKRKRARVHGTLGTGLGTFAGLPVLEGPSRLGFTTHNGDLYRGAVADPNAGQEPEEDNEDALSVSSRTSTSSSWSWGSGNLERGRRATMGVVRRVGEAIGVRRGSHTSHSSGASTNSTDSDSDNDGATSRFSRFGRALTRTMSRAGTEASTDRPRRVYKPRRREFTLVLPPEPSTLHPADKQQEFMPLDVSVPGTPAESERVITTPVLPPILEAIRAARAQSGHGGVGSEPVVASSHNLPIHNVPVRRGGSGPGRLRAAPPHPFAPPPVPRPALQRGHSHTHTLSRVDALRAQAGTGVVRPKSASDLLGLAATPKSASDLLGLAKSPTASTFGFDNDDGIPTQAPVLGPELTTIPSPTPTAREKPKACIPPWWLDVSCPNWKDLRDIGELLGLHPLTLEDVLHQDPREKLDTYDKLGYYFVVVRALDEQYFKYTPGSNTAPPGPPGSEFVPANDSARRAASEAQKKDRRRSGWGFGRSTGHLARKTGEKVEIVEDNPGKEGIEGVGVGGVNMYLVVFSDGIVTFHYDDVSKHTKRVLSRLLSNPGQGHSSDWIAHGLLDSIVDAFFPLAGYVDGAVDDLDALTVDPTRDPRDPQPLPHPNIEVASPADAPYAPHVEDGENEWIELQEKKAQIATAGLRNRAHKRTPTSRVLARTRAVTQAAVSHVHKPKVRRKPETTTQYVILGLTYVKLFFFPTASARRHHVAAHREDVFDRSTMLRSMTDMRRLVSGLSRLLHGKQSVVASMLKRAGESGNDVEAYLSDVNDHILLLQTSFYHYDYILSHCQPAYMSYLRVANALSRGSTDILILSLSVVTVGILPMQVLVGMFSLNVHMPCNGDRQHHRRADGSPSPYNVFGMIVAGTVLISCIVVLLIRYWRYRARKKWSQIRGADVPEPWSAFWGWE comes from the exons ATGAGCGGCAACCACAACCAGGACCCCACtgcgggcgggggcacgccacgcctcgccctctccaTCCTCACAACTACGGGCGATGCGCCCGAGACGCCGCTGACAACAACCCGcttcgcgccgccgccggccgtggtgcgcacgtcgccgcggcTGAGTGCGCGGCCGCCCAACTCGCCCATGATCAGCGGCAAGAGCCCCCGCATCAGCGGCAAGCAtgggcggagcgcgagcggcgtgcgaggcggcgggggcgggggcagcggtgcgccgccgacgccgatccTCTCGCACGCGCACTCGCCCGCCCTGCCGCCCAACGACATCCCCATCCCGCCCGACCAGCCCGAGTTCGCAGAGCTCCTCACGCCCGCGCAGCTgcagaagcgcaagcgcgccCGCGTGCACGGCACGCTCGGCACGGGGCTGGGCACGTTCGCCGGCCTGCCGGTGCTCGAGGGCCCGAGCCGGCTCGGATTCACGACGCACAATGGCGATCTGtaccgcggcgccgtggccgacCCCAACGCCGGACAGGAGCCCGAGGAAGACAACGAGGACGCGCTGAGTGTCAgctcgcgcacgtcgacgtcCAGCTCTTGGTCCTGGGGCAGTGGAAACCTCGAACGTGGTCGCCGTGCGACGATGGGCGTTGTGCGTCGTGTCGGAGAGGCCATCGGTGTGCGGAGAGGGAGCCACACGTCCCActcgagcggggcgagcacgaATTCGACGGATAGCGATAGTGACAATGACGGCGCGACGTCCCGGTTCAGCAGGttcggccgcgcgctcaccCGCACCATGTCGAGGGCGGGCACCGAGGCGTCGACGGACCGCCCGAGGCGAGTGTACAAGCCGCGTAGGCGAGAGTTTACGCTCGTGctgccgcccgagccgagcaCGTTGCACCCGGCGGACAAGCAGCAGGAGTTTATGCCGCTCGACGTGAGCGTGCCGGGGACGCCGGCCGAGTCGGAGCGGGTCATTACCACGCCTGTGCTGCCGCCTATTCTCGAGGCgatccgcgccgcgcgcgcccagtCAGGCCACGGCGGGGTGGGTAGCGAGCCTGTCGTGGCCTCGTCTCACAACCTGCCGATTCATAACGTGCCGGTGCGGAGGGGCGGCTCGGGGCCTGGACGGCTGCGCGctgccccgccccacccgttcgcgccgccgccggtcccccgccccgcgcttCAGCGCGGTCAttcacacacgcacacactcagccgagtcgacgcgctccgcgcgcAGGCTGGCACGGGCGTCGTGCGGCccaagtcggcgtcggacctgctcggcctcgctgctACGCCAAAGTCGGCTTCGGACCTGCTTGGCTTGGCCAAGTCGCCGACGGCTTCGACGTTTGGGTTCGataacgacgacggcatccCCACCCAGGCGCCAGTCCTTGGGCCAGAGCTAACGACGATCCCGTCGCCGACTCCGACGGCGCGTGAGAAGCCCAAGGCGTGTATCCCACCTTGGTGGCTCGATGTTTCGTGCCCGAACTGGAAGGACCTGCGCGACattggcgagctgctcggcctgcacCCGCTTACGCTGGAAGACGTCCTGCACCAGGACCCGCGCGAGAAGCTGGACACATACGACAAGCTGGGCTACTACTTTGTCGTTGTTCGCGCCCTCGATGAGCAGTACTTCAAGTACACTCCTGGCTCCAACActgcgccgcctgggccACCGGGGTCAGAGTTCGTACCTGCCAATGActcggcacgacgcgccgcaAGCGAGGCGCAAAAGAaggaccgccgccgctcaggCTGGGGCTTTGGCCGCTCCACCGGCCATCTGGCGCGCAAGAcgggcgagaaggtcgagaTTGTCGAAGACAACCCAGGCAAGGAAGGTATCGAGGGCgtgggtgtcggcggcgtcaacaTGTACCTCGTCGTGTTCTCTGACGGCATTGTCACG TTCCACTACGACGACGTTAGCAAGCACACAAAGAGAGTCCTCAGCCGCCTTCTCAGTAACCCTGGACAGGGCCACTCGTCCGACTGGATCGCCCACGGCCTTCTAGACTCGATCGTTGACGCGTTCTTCCCGCTCGCCGGCTATGTCGACGGGGCTGTCGACgatctcgacgcgctcacggTTGACCCCACGCGGGATCCGCGCGACCCACAGCCGTTGCCCCACCCCAACATTGAGGTTGCGTCGCCAGCAGACGCGCCGTATGCGCCGCATgtggaggacggcgagaacGAGTGGATCGAGCTgcaggagaagaaggcgcaGATCGCTACAGCTGGGCTGCGTAACCGCGCCCACAAGCGCACTCCGACGTCACGCGTTCTGGCAAGGACCCGTGCCGTGACACAGGCAGCCGTCTCGCATGTCCACAAGCCCAAGGTCCGGCGCAAGCCCGAGACGACGACCCAGTAtgtcatcctcggcctgaCGTACGTCAagctcttcttcttccccacggcgtcggcgcgtcggcacCACGTCGCGGCCCATCGCGAGGATGTGTTCGACCGGTCTACCATGCTGCGCAGCATGACTGACATGCGCCGCCTCGTGTCTGGCCTCAGCCGCCTGCTCCACGGCAAGCAGTCCGTCGTTGCGAGCATGCtcaagcgcgccggcgagagcGGCAATGACGTCGAAGCGTACCTGTCCGACGTCAACGACCATATTCTTCTCCTCCAGACGTCATTCTATCACTACGACTATATCCTCTCGCACTGCCAGCCGGCGTACATGTCCTACCTGCGTGTGGCCAACGCCCTGTCGCGTGGCAGTACCGATATCCTCATTCTCTCGCTGTCTGTCGTCACCGTCGGTATCCTGCCCATGCAGGTCTTGGTCG GCATGTTCTCTCTGAACGTCCACATGCCGTGCAACGGCgaccgccagcaccacaggcgcgccgacggctcTCCGTCGCCTTATAACGTCTTTGGCATGATTGTCGCCGGCACGGTGCTCATCAGCTGCATTGTAGTGCTGCTCATCCGCTACTGGCGATACCGTGCCCGTAAAAAGTGGTCCCAGATCCGCGGTGCCGACGTGCCCGAGCCTTGGAGCGCGTTCTGGGGATGGGAGtag
- the NAA25 gene encoding N-alpha-acetyltransferase 25, NatB auxiliary subunit, protein MARFVDWALEERKLQGVYEDIQMGRVEAAHDAAERWLTRNPRSQPALVIRMVLCEKRKRGTRAVLAAYDDVRATGPLSGRSVWWIALTLRNIRRPDLVLALYQGIWDARPTIAELGREVFFSAAAMGDTETMAATSRKLFNATKSPAWARLAAFSAWAHHAPAPSDAQPFPLAPARTLLPAALLLRTAGDEVATPDTLWLGLQIALGSGDVADAWRLVRDEGRKGALARRWVGMEAAKVVGERGGVDDVWDDEIDATVRLLRHDAESQHNYAYYRHILACFAKLPSAEVAAEVAGLFGDLEARIGGKERAPLLALLELDDTLRRLQVAGAAPLEQPAWEDAVRRYLARWGSKGSTITELVGVAGERLPRVVEIVKEVTAKPYATEKEYLARSVAEQFLLRQHGEEWAPTLADAEAYWALYLDGLQYGKNLPKTELQPADPMGLAAVQVLLKQWQGAPADDAPLLSAAALLEYIVSRSPSSFAARFTLVRVYRLLRAPAMYIAQLDKLGLSEIQLDNLAHVMIERGGALEARIGGAAKQWHEMSTKAALMYQRSATDLPEYIKQALDNESYSKVPGIRTLINCLESSFTARALDVEELGLALVTGTEIPEDNLDLLTAALAKEAPFIDNRNYELLVDSLVDGPAPQPRVTEAWVRAYGTLGLRVARYVRGEVEPSLPTPNLEALSDVDQAYYAAIDAVLRRATATGEGEETSSLAGVFDANIKLVHQQTTPWARWNALLTLGQLVRTIDAIAKRVGEAAKGKGKKKPTPLTALANDLKTARDGLKGKVDDVVRLVELDAKPDWTQVGKGFIEDQAFVAALGRKITAARSEQLASGVRKLFSGKQL, encoded by the exons ATGGCGAGGTTTGTCGACTGGGCCTTggaggagcgcaagctcCAAGGCGTGTATG AGGACATACAGAtgggccgcgtcgaggcggcgcacgacgccgccgagcgctggCTGACGCGCAACCCGCGCTCGCAGCCCGCCCTCGTGATCCGCATGGTGCTCTGCGAGAAGCGGAAACGCGGGacccgcgccgtgctcgccgcgtacgacgacgtgcgGGCCACGGGGCCGCTCTCGGGCCGCAGCGTGTGGTGGATCGCGCTGACGCTGCGGAATATCCGGCGCC CcgacctcgtgctcgcgctgtATCAAGGGATATGGGACGCGCGGCCTAcgatcgccgagctggggcgCGAggtcttcttctcggccgccgcgatgGGGGACACGGAgacgatggcggcg ACCTCGCGCAAGCTGTTCAACGCGACCAAGTCGCCGGCATgggcgcgcctcgcggccttctcggcgtgggcgcaccatgccccggcgccgagcgacgcCCAGCCGTTCCCGCTCGCACCGGCGCGCACActgctgccggcggcgctgctgctccggacagcgggcgacgaggtcgcgaCCCCCGACACGCTGTGGCTTGGGCTGCAGatcgccctcggcagcggcgacgtgGCCGACGCGTGGCGGCTGGTCCGGGACGAGGGCCGCAAgggtgcgctcgcgcgccgctgggTCGGCATGGAGGCTGCCAAGGTTGTtggggagcgcggcggcgtcgacgacgtgtggGACGACGAGATTGACGCGACGGTGCGGCTCCTGCGCCACGACGCAGAGTCGCAGCACAACTACGCGTACTACCGCCATATTCTCGCGTGCTTCGCCAAGCTGCCCAGTGCCGAGGTTgctgccgaggtcgcgggGCTGtttggcgacctcgaggcccgtatcggcggcaaggagcgcgcgccgctccttgcgctcctcgagctggacgacaCGCTCCGCAGGCTCCAGGTtgctggggcggcgccgctcgagcagccGGCGTGGGAGGACGCCGTGCGGCGATACCTCGCCCGCTGGGGCAGCAAGGGGTCGACCATcaccgagcttgtcggcgttgCGGGCGAGCGGCTGCCGCGCGTCGTTGAGATTGTCAAGGAGGTGACCGCCAAGCCGTACGCCACGGAAAAAGAGTACCTCGCGCGCTCGGTCGCCGAGCAgttcctcctccgccagcaTGGCGAGGAGTGGGCTCCGACACTGGCGGACGCAGAGGCGTACTGGGCGTTGTACCTCGACGGGTTGCAGTACGGCAAGAACCTGCCCAAGACGGAGCTGCAGCCTGCCGACCCCATGGGGCTTGCGGCGGTGCAGGTGCTGCTCAAGCAGTGGCAGGgtgcgccggccgacgacgcaccgctgctgagcgcggccgcgctgctcgagtaCATCGTGTCGcgctcaccgtcgtcgttcgCGGCGCGCTTCACCCTCGTGCGCGTGTACCGCCTCCTGCGTGCGCCAGCGATGTACATCGCGCAGCTGGACAAGCTGGGCCTGTCCGAGATCcagctcgacaacctcgcccATGTGATGattgagcgcggcggtgcgctcgaggcgcgtatcggcggcgcggcaaaGCAGTGGCATGAGATGTCGACCAAGGCCGCGCTCATGTACCAGCGCAGCGCTACCGACCTGCCAGAGTACATCAAGCAGGCGCTCGACAACGAGTCGTACAGCAAGGTCCCCGGCATCCGCACGCTCATCAACTGCCTCGAGTCGTCGttcaccgcgcgcgcgctggacgtcgaggagctcggcctggcgtTGGTCACTGGCACCGAGATCCCCGaggacaacctcgacctgctgacggccgcgctggcgaaGGAAGCGCCGTTCATCGATAATCGCAACTACGAGCTGCTGGTTGACAGTCTGGTCGACGGCCCGGCGCCACAGCCACGGGTTACCGAGGCGTGGGTGCGCGCATATGGAACACTGGGACTGCGCGTTGCGCGATAcgtccgcggcgaggtcgagccgtCATTGCCGACGCCCAATCTTGAGGCA CTGTCCGACGTCGACCAGGCGTACTACGCTGCGATTGACGCCGTGTTGAGgagagcgacggcgacgggcgagggcgaggagaccagctcgctggctggcgtctTTGATG ccaaTATCAAGCTGGTACACCAGCAGACCACGCCGTGGGCGCGGTGGAACGCTCTCCTCACCCTTGGACAGCTTGTCCGCACCATCGACGCGATCGCcaagcgcgtcggcgaggcagcCAAGGGCAAAGGCAAGAAGAAGCCTACACCGCTCACGGCCCTCGCCAACGACCTCAagacggcgcgcgacggcctcaagggcaaggtggACGACGTAGTGCGGCTAGTCGAGCTAGACGCCAAGCCCGACTGGACGCAGGTCGGCAAGGGATTCATTGAGGACCAGGCGTttgtcgccgccctcggaCGCAAGATTACCGCTGCGCGCTCCGAGCAGCTGGCATCGGGTGTGAGGAAGCTGTTTAGTGGCAAGCAGCTGTGA
- the ctk3 gene encoding CTD kinase subunit gamma translates to MSLDPFEARLQFLKLLRTLNASQQSIQKVVSFAVKYGARCGEDLWECVEDEVQKASDPGSLNARINILYFLDSLAETSAALGPPDAPYLPLIERSLPTLVAAVVPDSREGVLNLKATRAILDSWHSRRVIDPAVVDKALAQLAERKPASTAPAGSPPPAAAAGTKRPREVMGRSDVLRRIEEDRERQKRLRERMWILPIPPLVGRAGATSGAATIHPSPASPFTPASPRGTPGASSTTTAAAAKLMPPPPPPVTFVSPLDVEFDQMWEATSDLDDDDFERMRENALAAGLDVPRR, encoded by the exons ATGTCGCTCGACCCCTTCGAAGCCCGTCTCCAGTTCCTCAAGCTGCTCCGCACGCTCAACGCGTCGCAGCAGTCGATCCAAAAAGTCGTCTCCTTTGCAGTCAAGTacggcgcgcggtgcggcgaGGACCTGTGGGAgtgcgtcgaggacgaggtgcagaAGGCAAGTGACCCC GGGTCGCTCAACGCGCGCATCAACATCCTGTACTTtctcgactcgctcgccgagaccTCTGCGGCATTAGGGCCGCCAGACGCGCCGTACCTCCCCTTGATCGAACGCTCGCTGcccaccctcgtcgccgccgtcgtcccgGACAGCAGGGAGGGCGTGCTGAACCTCaaggcgacgcgcgcgatcCTCGACTCGTGGCATAGTCGGCGGGTCATCGACCCAGCGGTCGTGgacaaggcgctcgcgcagctcgccgagcgcaagccTGCGTCTACTGCTCCTGCAggctccccgccgcccgcagcagccgccggcaCAAAGCGCCCCCGCGAAGTCATGGGCCGCAGCGACGTGCTCCGCCGGATAGAGGAGGACCGCGAGCGCCAGAAACGCCTCCGCGAGCGCATGTGGATCCTGCCCATCCCCCCGCTTGTGgggcgcgcaggcgcaaCCTCCGGCGCGGCGACCATCCACCCGTCCCCCGCGAGCCCGTTcacccccgcctcgccgcgcggcacgcccggcgcgagctcgacgacgacggccgctgCCGCAAAGCTcatgcccccgcccccgccgcccgtcacGTTTGTGTCgcccctcgacgtcgagttTGACCAGATGTGGGAGGCAACGAGtgatctcgacgacgacgactttgagcgcatgagaga AAATGCCCTGGCGGCTGGACTCGACGTTCCTCGGAGATGA
- the SPBC16A3.16 gene encoding Mitochondrial protein, with the protein MSKPGPACQRERDDLVQCILRTDCVLKQNKTPKECLQAKAELPIQCQQLLATYTDCRRGLLDMRRRFRGNHLTDEAKRGGVYESSLDAAARQDKDAAAGAAASGSEQQK; encoded by the exons ATGTCAAAACCCGGCCCAGCgtgccagcgcgagcgcgacgacttGGTGCAGTGCATCCTGCGCACTGactg CGTGCTCAAGCAGAACAAGACACCAAAAGAGTGTctgcaggccaaggccgagctgccgaTCCAGTgccagcagctgctggcgACGTATACCGACTGCCGGCGGGGACTG ctcgacatgcgccgccgcttccgcGGAAACCACCTCACGGACGAGGCtaagcgcggcggcgtgtacgAGTCGTCGCTGGACGCTGCTGCGCGGCAGGAcaaggacgcggcggcgggcgcggcggcgtcgggctcggaGCAGCAGAAgtag